In Akkermansia muciniphila, one DNA window encodes the following:
- a CDS encoding phosphotransferase enzyme family protein — translation MHDLKAVSTLFDLRGDFVHGYSYGSGHINDTYCIWVDQAGQRIRYILQRVNHNVFKQPIPLMENVKRVTDHALKRLKEEQCPEAYRRTLTLVPSVDGKPYALDSDGNCWRVYPFIERARTYDQIETTKQCQEAARAFGEFQKLTADLPGEPLFETIPNFHNTTSRLAALKEAIQSDPLGRVKEVQKEIDWYLSREADCHMVVDYLKSGELPLRCTHNDTKLNNVMLDDVTGEGICVIDLDTTMPGSAIYDFGDMIRTATSPAAEDEKDVSKVTMRMFMFEALVQGYLSSAKSFLTPLEKSLLPFSGKLLTMECGIRFLTDYLSGDVYFKIHRPEHNLDRCRTQMALVESIEAQMDEMKAIVDRY, via the coding sequence ATGCACGATCTCAAGGCTGTATCAACCCTGTTCGATCTCCGCGGCGATTTTGTCCACGGTTACTCCTACGGCAGCGGCCACATCAACGACACCTACTGCATCTGGGTGGATCAGGCGGGACAGCGTATCCGTTACATCCTCCAGCGCGTGAACCATAATGTGTTCAAGCAGCCCATCCCCCTGATGGAGAATGTAAAGCGCGTAACGGACCACGCTCTGAAGCGCCTGAAAGAGGAACAGTGCCCGGAAGCTTACCGCCGCACTCTCACGCTGGTTCCCTCCGTGGACGGCAAGCCGTACGCCCTGGATTCGGACGGCAACTGCTGGCGCGTGTACCCGTTCATTGAACGCGCACGCACGTATGACCAGATTGAAACTACCAAGCAGTGCCAGGAAGCGGCGCGCGCCTTCGGCGAGTTCCAGAAGCTCACGGCAGACCTGCCCGGAGAGCCCCTGTTCGAAACCATTCCCAATTTCCACAATACTACTTCCCGCCTGGCGGCTCTGAAAGAAGCCATCCAGTCCGACCCCCTGGGGCGCGTGAAGGAAGTGCAGAAGGAAATAGACTGGTATCTTTCCCGCGAGGCGGACTGCCACATGGTGGTGGATTACCTGAAATCCGGGGAATTGCCCCTGCGCTGTACGCACAATGATACCAAGCTGAACAATGTGATGCTGGACGATGTAACCGGAGAAGGTATTTGCGTGATTGACCTGGATACCACGATGCCCGGTTCCGCCATTTACGACTTCGGCGACATGATCCGGACGGCCACGTCTCCCGCCGCGGAAGATGAAAAGGACGTCTCCAAGGTCACGATGCGCATGTTCATGTTTGAAGCTCTGGTGCAGGGTTACCTGAGTTCCGCCAAGAGTTTCCTGACGCCTCTGGAAAAGAGCCTGCTGCCGTTCTCCGGCAAATTGCTCACGATGGAATGCGGCATCCGCTTCCTGACGGACTACCTGTCCGGTGACGTGTATTTTAAAATCCACCGTCCGGAACACAACCTGGACCGTTGCCGTACGCAGATGGCCCTGGTGGAATCCATTGAGGCGCAGATGGATGAAATGAAGGCCATTGTGGACCGCTATTAA
- a CDS encoding nucleotidyltransferase family protein, giving the protein MKPTLLVLAAGMGSRYGGLKQLDPMGPNGEVVLDYSVYDAIRAGFGKVVFIIRRDFEDIFKEKVGSRFAGKIEVDYAFQSLDDLPEGFSVPEGREKPWGTAHALRAARHVVKEPFAVVNADDFYGADAFVQAAKFLTSTTDEPGKAHYGMIGYPLKNTLSDNGDVNRGICSIKDGLLDGVEEFVKIQADEDGVVRGNNLKGERLPVDPAELVSMNFWLFSPSFIELTEDHFVDFLKEHGQEPKSECFIPTVVDALIHADRADCAVLPTSSSWFGMTYPGDKPMVVEGINKLIQQGVYPEKLN; this is encoded by the coding sequence ATGAAGCCTACACTTCTTGTTTTAGCAGCTGGCATGGGCAGCCGTTACGGCGGTCTCAAGCAACTTGATCCGATGGGCCCCAACGGGGAAGTAGTTCTTGACTACTCTGTTTATGATGCCATCCGGGCCGGTTTCGGAAAAGTGGTATTCATTATCCGCCGTGACTTTGAAGATATTTTCAAGGAAAAGGTCGGCAGCCGTTTTGCCGGCAAGATTGAGGTGGATTACGCTTTCCAGTCTCTGGACGACCTGCCGGAAGGCTTCTCCGTGCCGGAAGGCCGGGAAAAGCCCTGGGGCACCGCCCACGCCCTGCGTGCCGCCCGCCACGTGGTGAAGGAACCCTTTGCCGTAGTGAATGCGGATGACTTTTACGGTGCGGACGCTTTTGTGCAGGCCGCCAAGTTCCTGACCTCCACTACGGATGAACCCGGCAAGGCCCATTACGGCATGATCGGCTATCCGCTGAAGAACACCCTCTCCGACAACGGGGACGTGAACCGCGGCATTTGCTCCATCAAGGACGGCCTGCTGGACGGCGTGGAGGAATTCGTGAAAATCCAGGCTGACGAAGACGGCGTCGTGCGCGGCAACAATCTGAAGGGCGAACGCCTGCCGGTGGATCCCGCAGAACTGGTTTCCATGAATTTCTGGCTGTTCTCCCCCTCCTTCATTGAACTGACGGAAGATCATTTCGTCGACTTCCTGAAAGAACACGGCCAGGAACCCAAGAGCGAATGCTTTATTCCCACCGTGGTGGACGCCCTGATTCATGCGGACCGGGCGGATTGCGCTGTTCTTCCCACTTCTTCCTCCTGGTTCGGCATGACCTATCCGGGGGACAAGCCCATGGTTGTGGAAGGCATCAACAAACTTATTCAGCAGGGCGTATACCCTGAAAAGCTCAACTAA